ATCCTGGAGATCGCCGGACGCTGCACCCATTGCCAGGACGCTCACTAAGGCGCTCCATTAAGCCGCGCTTGACGAAGAAGGCTTTTGGCATCAGCTAAACGGCGGCAGCCCGGAGCTGCTGTCGTGGATTGCAGCATGTCCTTCATCTCGTCTCCCGAGACCTCCTCCGCCTCCGAGAGCCTTGCCGGTCCGGCCCCACGCCACCGCACCGTAGGGGTGCGCGTGGGCTCCGTCATGGTCGGCGGCGGCGCGCCGATCGTCGTCCAGTCGATGACCAACACCGATACGGCGGACGTGGACGCGACCGTGAAGCAGGTCGCCGCGCTCGCCCGGGCGGGCTCGGAGATCGTGCGGATCACCGTGGACCGCGACGAGGCCGCCGCCGCCGTGCCGAAGATCCGCGAGAGGCTCGACCGGCTGGGAATCGACGTGCCGCTCGTCGGCGACTTCCATTATATCGGCCACCAGCTCCTCGCCGATCACCCCGCCTGCGCCGAGGCTCTGGCCAAGTACCGCATCAATCCCGGCAATGTGGGCTTCAAGGAGAAGAAGGACCGGCAGTTCGGCGCCATCGTCGAGCAGGCGATCCGGTACGGCAGGGCGGTGCGGATCGGGGCCAATTGGGGCTCCCTCGACCAGGAGCTGCTGACCCACCTGATGAACGAGAATGCGGCCTCGGCGAACCCTCGCGACATGCGCTGGGTCACCCGCGAGGCCATGATCCAGTCCGCCCTGCTCTCCGCCGCCCGCGCGGAGGAGATCGGCCTGGGGAAAGACCGGATCATTCTCTCGGCCAAGGTCTCGGCCGTGCAGGATCTCATCGCCGTCTACCAGGATCTCGCCCGCCGGTCCGATTACGCCATCCACCTCGGCCTGACCGAGGCCGGCATGGGCACGAAGGGAATCGTGGCCTCGTCCGCCGCTATGGGAATCCTGCTCCAGCAGGGCATCGGCGACACGATCCGCTATTCCCTGACCCCGGAGCCGGGCGGGGACCGGACCCTGGAGGTCAAGACCGCCCAGGAGCTGCTCCAGACCATGGGGTTCCGCACCTTCGTGCCGCTGGTCG
This region of Microvirga mediterraneensis genomic DNA includes:
- the ispG gene encoding flavodoxin-dependent (E)-4-hydroxy-3-methylbut-2-enyl-diphosphate synthase — encoded protein: MSFISSPETSSASESLAGPAPRHRTVGVRVGSVMVGGGAPIVVQSMTNTDTADVDATVKQVAALARAGSEIVRITVDRDEAAAAVPKIRERLDRLGIDVPLVGDFHYIGHQLLADHPACAEALAKYRINPGNVGFKEKKDRQFGAIVEQAIRYGRAVRIGANWGSLDQELLTHLMNENAASANPRDMRWVTREAMIQSALLSAARAEEIGLGKDRIILSAKVSAVQDLIAVYQDLARRSDYAIHLGLTEAGMGTKGIVASSAAMGILLQQGIGDTIRYSLTPEPGGDRTLEVKTAQELLQTMGFRTFVPLVAACPGCGRTTSSVFQELARDIQNWISTSMPEWRRTYSGVENLNVAVMGCIVNGPGESKHANIGISLPGTGEQPAAPVFIDGRKAMTLRGPTLAQDFQKIVLDYIEKNYGQPGRDAAE